In Paenibacillus kyungheensis, the following are encoded in one genomic region:
- a CDS encoding ABC transporter ATP-binding protein yields the protein MSLNKPQHTTLSVNNSTPLLALQGISKSFTQGKQSLHVLQDISLHVEQGEFVSIIGPSGSGKSTLLQMIGGVVLPDQGQVLLDGQNITGRKGLSGYMPQQPALMPWRTIEDNVILAREVAGLPRKESLELARQWLDKVGLGGFASSYPHTLSGGMQQRVAFLRALLGPRDLLCLDEPFSALDAFTRSEMQSWLLNIWEENRRSVIFVTHHIEEALLLSDRIYVLSRRPAKVLHNIVVPFPRPRREEITDDPQFIALRRQLMNAMRDTHEGDQS from the coding sequence ATGTCGCTAAATAAACCTCAACATACAACTTTATCGGTGAACAACTCTACTCCACTTTTAGCATTACAAGGGATTAGCAAATCTTTTACACAGGGCAAGCAATCGTTACATGTGCTACAAGACATTTCCCTGCATGTAGAGCAAGGTGAATTTGTATCCATTATCGGCCCTTCTGGTTCCGGTAAAAGTACGCTTTTGCAAATGATCGGTGGTGTGGTGCTTCCCGATCAAGGACAAGTCCTTTTGGACGGACAAAATATAACCGGTCGTAAAGGATTGAGCGGTTATATGCCACAACAACCTGCTTTGATGCCGTGGCGTACGATTGAAGATAATGTTATTTTGGCGCGCGAAGTAGCAGGATTACCACGCAAAGAATCATTAGAATTAGCCAGACAATGGCTGGATAAAGTTGGACTGGGTGGTTTTGCATCATCTTATCCTCATACATTATCTGGCGGGATGCAACAACGGGTTGCGTTTTTAAGAGCTTTGCTAGGACCTCGTGATCTTCTATGTCTGGATGAGCCTTTTAGTGCGTTAGATGCTTTTACACGCAGTGAGATGCAATCATGGTTGTTGAACATTTGGGAAGAAAATAGACGCTCGGTTATTTTTGTCACTCATCATATTGAAGAAGCATTACTACTTTCAGATCGAATCTATGTACTATCTCGTCGTCCTGCTAAAGTACTGCATAATATTGTGGTTCCTTTTCCTCGTCCAAGACGAGAAGAGATTACCGATGATCCGCAATTTATTGCTCTACGCAGACAATTGATGAATGCAATGCGTGATACCCATGAAGGTGATCAATCATGA
- a CDS encoding ABC transporter permease, which produces MNTWWNRLWPPLGAVVLLLIIWQLATSLFHIETWILPSPALIGHEAWSEKDRLGLHTWATLKLTLSGFSIGVAFGLLVAGVLHYIPFLRSALYPLLILSQNIPTIALGPLLVIWFGFGILSKLIVIILVCFFPVTIAALSGLATTDRTMLNYMQMIGASKNQIFWKLELPFSLPSIFSGVKIAATYSVMGAIIAEWISSSEGIGYYMMLQKSAFRTDHMFLAILVVVVISLMLFMLINMIEKWCVRWHHPAQHRAVKGGSKDVAK; this is translated from the coding sequence ATGAATACATGGTGGAACAGGCTATGGCCGCCCCTCGGGGCGGTTGTTTTATTACTGATTATCTGGCAACTGGCAACCAGTCTATTCCATATTGAGACATGGATTCTTCCTAGCCCTGCATTGATTGGACATGAAGCATGGAGTGAGAAAGACCGACTGGGTTTGCACACATGGGCGACGTTAAAATTGACACTATCCGGTTTTAGTATAGGCGTTGCTTTTGGATTACTGGTCGCAGGCGTGCTTCATTATATTCCTTTTCTACGTTCTGCATTGTATCCATTATTGATCTTGAGTCAAAATATCCCTACGATTGCTCTGGGGCCACTACTCGTTATCTGGTTCGGATTTGGGATATTGTCCAAATTAATTGTTATTATTCTGGTGTGCTTTTTCCCGGTGACCATTGCGGCGCTGAGCGGACTGGCTACTACCGATCGTACAATGCTTAATTATATGCAAATGATCGGAGCTTCTAAAAATCAAATCTTTTGGAAATTAGAATTACCTTTTAGCTTACCTTCGATCTTTTCTGGAGTTAAAATTGCTGCAACGTATAGTGTGATGGGCGCTATTATCGCTGAATGGATTAGCAGTAGTGAAGGGATTGGCTATTATATGATGTTGCAAAAATCAGCTTTTCGCACCGACCATATGTTTTTAGCGATACTGGTAGTTGTAGTGATCAGTCTTATGTTATTTATGCTAATCAATATGATTGAAAAATGGTGTGTTCGCTGGCATCACCCTGCACAACATCGTGCTGTCAAAGGAGGTTCTAAAGATGTCGCTAAATAA
- a CDS encoding MTH1187 family thiamine-binding protein yields MAHTLLSIQVIPKTQAGENSYDYVDRAIEVIQASGVKYEVHPLETTMEGELSELLEVVRQMHEALVEKGSPSIISQIKIAHSPTGISMDGLTEKYR; encoded by the coding sequence ATGGCACACACCCTTTTAAGTATTCAGGTTATTCCCAAAACTCAAGCTGGTGAGAACTCTTACGATTATGTCGACCGGGCAATAGAAGTGATTCAAGCCTCCGGTGTGAAATATGAAGTGCATCCACTTGAGACCACGATGGAAGGCGAACTTAGCGAATTGTTAGAAGTGGTTCGTCAAATGCACGAAGCGTTAGTGGAAAAAGGAAGCCCGAGTATTATTTCTCAGATCAAAATTGCTCATAGTCCAACCGGAATCAGTATGGATGGATTAACCGAGAAGTACCGCTAA
- a CDS encoding ABC transporter substrate-binding protein codes for MRTQKRWRQSLPWLMVGLLWITTACGSATSTSNTANQAGSTSALKDVKVVLDWTPNTNHTGLYVAQAQGYYKEAGLNVEIIAPGQGGADTMVASGEVPFGISYQESVTQARVQGVPLVSLAAVIQHNTSGFAAPTDRGIKSPKDMEGKSYGAWGSPVEEAVMKSIMDTDGGDVSKVKSVNIGNADYFTAVQKGIDFAWIFYGWTGIEAELRGQPLDMLYVKDYSDKLDYYTPVIVTNEKQIATDPALVKSFMAATSKGYEYAIAHPDESADILLKAVPDLDPALVKASQKWLSPRYQDDAKRWGEQKQSVWEGYADWMFKQKLLDKPLDATKAYTNDYLPEATKS; via the coding sequence ATGAGAACTCAAAAAAGGTGGCGTCAAAGCTTACCATGGTTAATGGTAGGTTTATTGTGGATCACAACTGCATGTGGTTCAGCAACAAGTACAAGCAATACAGCCAATCAAGCAGGATCAACATCTGCCCTTAAAGATGTGAAAGTCGTACTCGACTGGACACCAAATACGAATCATACTGGCTTATATGTTGCCCAAGCACAGGGCTATTATAAAGAAGCAGGATTAAACGTCGAAATTATTGCTCCCGGTCAAGGTGGAGCAGATACGATGGTCGCTTCTGGTGAAGTGCCTTTTGGAATCAGTTATCAGGAAAGTGTGACTCAAGCGCGTGTACAAGGAGTGCCTTTAGTGTCACTCGCGGCAGTTATCCAGCATAATACATCTGGCTTTGCCGCTCCTACAGATCGCGGAATCAAAAGCCCTAAAGATATGGAAGGCAAATCCTATGGTGCATGGGGATCGCCTGTTGAAGAAGCCGTTATGAAATCAATTATGGATACCGACGGTGGCGATGTTAGCAAAGTCAAAAGTGTTAATATCGGTAATGCCGATTATTTTACAGCTGTACAAAAAGGAATCGACTTTGCATGGATATTCTATGGATGGACAGGAATTGAAGCAGAACTTCGCGGACAACCATTAGATATGTTATATGTAAAAGATTATTCCGATAAATTAGATTATTATACACCTGTTATCGTAACCAATGAGAAGCAGATCGCTACCGATCCTGCACTTGTGAAATCATTTATGGCGGCAACCAGTAAAGGATATGAATATGCAATCGCTCATCCCGATGAATCGGCAGATATATTGCTCAAAGCAGTACCTGATCTTGATCCTGCACTGGTCAAAGCTAGCCAAAAATGGTTATCTCCACGTTATCAAGATGATGCCAAACGCTGGGGCGAGCAAAAACAATCGGTCTGGGAAGGTTATGCCGATTGGATGTTCAAGCAGAAGTTGTTAGACAAACCGTTAGATGCAACCAAAGCGTATACAAACGATTATTTACCTGAAGCCACCAAATCATAA
- a CDS encoding pyridoxamine 5'-phosphate oxidase family protein, translated as MSKTAEEQAILTALEGNPFCALGTVENDKPKVRYMALYNEGLNIHLATNRKTHKVEELEKNPNCYVLLGYEKGGTNQVVEIEGVSAVSTDDELKKRVWKEEFKEWFSGPEDPDYVILDIKPQTIEYTDQDGNKKTWTA; from the coding sequence ATGAGTAAAACAGCTGAAGAACAAGCGATATTAACTGCATTAGAAGGTAATCCATTTTGTGCACTAGGTACAGTAGAAAATGACAAACCTAAAGTACGCTACATGGCGCTATATAACGAAGGCTTGAATATTCATCTCGCGACAAACCGCAAAACACATAAAGTCGAAGAGTTAGAAAAAAATCCGAACTGTTATGTATTGTTGGGTTATGAAAAAGGCGGCACTAATCAAGTCGTTGAAATCGAAGGTGTAAGTGCTGTATCTACAGACGACGAATTGAAAAAACGTGTTTGGAAAGAAGAATTTAAAGAATGGTTCTCCGGTCCAGAAGATCCTGATTATGTGATCCTAGATATCAAACCACAAACGATTGAATATACAGATCAAGATGGTAACAAAAAAACGTGGACTGCGTAA